The following coding sequences are from one Treponema parvum window:
- a CDS encoding carbohydrate ABC transporter permease: MMKNSRLNRLKQIANTEGGAGLIFASPFIFGFFVFLIIPILISFYYSFCNYDILSPPVWNGLKNFKEIFTDDETFWRSLFVTFRYSFAAVPLKLAFALVVALILFNTTKMSGLYRGVYYLPSILGGSVAVSILWRRMFSSNGTINALLGLIGINTQFSWVGEKSTALWILILLTVWQFGSSMLIFLASLKQIPSTLYEAARVDGANRWDQFWKITFPLLTPTIHFNLIMQTIQGFLAFTQCYIITQGRPMDSTLLYTVYVYRQAFEFYNTGYASALAWIMLFVVALFTWLLFATKRFWVYEGGV, from the coding sequence ATGATGAAAAATTCCCGATTGAACAGACTGAAACAAATAGCTAATACGGAAGGCGGCGCCGGCCTAATTTTTGCTTCTCCGTTTATTTTCGGTTTTTTTGTTTTTTTAATTATTCCGATCTTAATTTCGTTTTATTATTCTTTTTGTAATTACGATATTCTTTCTCCGCCGGTCTGGAATGGACTTAAAAATTTTAAAGAAATATTTACGGATGATGAAACGTTCTGGCGTTCACTGTTTGTAACGTTCAGATATTCCTTTGCAGCAGTTCCGTTAAAACTGGCTTTTGCCCTTGTTGTCGCCTTGATCTTGTTTAATACGACGAAGATGTCGGGCTTATACAGAGGAGTATATTATCTTCCGTCCATTTTAGGAGGTTCCGTAGCGGTTTCAATACTGTGGCGCAGGATGTTTTCAAGCAACGGAACGATCAACGCTCTTTTGGGGCTAATAGGAATAAACACCCAGTTTTCGTGGGTCGGCGAAAAATCGACCGCTCTTTGGATTCTTATCTTACTTACGGTATGGCAATTCGGCTCTTCCATGTTGATCTTTTTAGCCTCTTTAAAACAAATTCCTTCCACGCTGTACGAGGCTGCCCGTGTTGACGGAGCCAACAGATGGGATCAGTTTTGGAAAATTACGTTTCCTTTGCTTACGCCGACTATACATTTTAATTTGATAATGCAGACTATTCAGGGATTTTTGGCTTTTACACAGTGCTACATAATCACTCAGGGACGCCCCATGGATTCAACCCTTTTGTACACTGTTTATGTTTACAGGCAGGCCTTCGAATTTTATAACACAGGTTACGCTTCCGCCCTCGCGTGGATAATGCTTTTTGTGGTAGCGCTGTTTACATGGCTTTTGTTTGCGACAAAAAGATTTTGGGTTTATGAAGGAGGTGTATGA